In Pedobacter sp. W3I1, one DNA window encodes the following:
- a CDS encoding transglutaminase family protein has product MPIFKIKHITNYKYELPVRDSANQIILFPIKDDFQKVVKHDLNISGSPEIEIFIDYYGNEVGTFTQNEPHTQLKIFSKVSVETFPKPLPQDDMFSSEQWNSLSTLKFDVLYIDYLRQESFNGITQLKETALNLKNTEDTPYQTAIKYCAHVFNNFEYIKGVTAVDTTIDEILNLKAGVCQDFAHVLTAMLRLTGIPARYVSGYICPNRDGMRGEGATHAWAEAYLPGYGWLGLDPTNNCIANENHVRLAVGRYFADCSPVKGVYKGGFEHIMEVNVSVGYNDEDFNDNETYFQPKEVNYIKPSGTISTARTKNSYQQYIEAMQQQQQQQ; this is encoded by the coding sequence ATGCCAATTTTCAAAATAAAACATATCACCAATTACAAATACGAATTGCCTGTTCGAGATAGTGCAAATCAGATTATTTTATTCCCGATTAAAGATGATTTCCAAAAAGTGGTTAAACACGACCTGAATATCTCCGGAAGTCCTGAAATTGAAATTTTTATCGATTATTACGGGAACGAAGTTGGCACTTTTACTCAAAACGAGCCGCATACCCAGCTTAAAATCTTTTCGAAAGTTAGTGTCGAAACCTTTCCGAAGCCATTACCACAAGATGATATGTTTAGCAGTGAGCAATGGAACAGCTTAAGCACCTTAAAATTTGACGTGCTGTATATCGATTATTTAAGGCAGGAAAGTTTTAATGGTATCACTCAATTAAAAGAAACGGCCCTAAACCTTAAGAATACTGAAGATACACCTTATCAAACTGCGATAAAATACTGTGCTCATGTATTTAATAATTTCGAATACATTAAAGGTGTAACGGCGGTTGATACCACTATTGATGAAATTTTAAACCTTAAGGCTGGTGTTTGCCAGGATTTTGCGCATGTATTAACAGCCATGCTGCGTTTAACCGGAATTCCTGCGAGATATGTGAGTGGTTACATCTGCCCCAATAGAGATGGTATGCGTGGCGAAGGTGCAACCCATGCCTGGGCCGAGGCTTATTTACCCGGGTACGGCTGGCTGGGTTTAGATCCTACCAATAACTGTATTGCCAACGAAAACCATGTCCGCTTGGCTGTAGGCCGTTATTTTGCCGATTGCTCGCCGGTAAAAGGTGTTTACAAAGGTGGTTTCGAGCATATTATGGAAGTTAACGTATCAGTAGGTTATAATGATGAAGACTTTAACGATAATGAAACCTACTTTCAACCAAAAGAAGTAAACTACATCAAACCTTCGGGAACGATAAGCACCGCCAGAACGAAAAATAGCTACCAACAATATATAGAAGCCATGCAGCAACAACAGCAGCAACAGTAG
- the asnS gene encoding asparagine--tRNA ligase has translation MIKRQQIKDLLKSTAFDTEVTVMGWVRTFRNNQFIALNDGSCMSNIQVVIDFNNLPNELLKRITTGAAISATGKLIESLGKGQTVEVKATSVEILGDSDPEKFPLQPKKHSLEFLREIAHLRFRTNTFNAVFKVRHALAFAIHQFYNERGFVYMHTPIITASDAEGAGEMFKVTTLDFDNTPRTEEGKVDFSQDFFARATNLTVSGQLEGELAAMAFGQIYTFGPTFRAENSNTTRHLAEFWMIEPEVAFADLEDNMQLAEDMMKYVIKYALDNCKDELEFLNTRLAEEDKQKPQNERSEFSLLEKLDFCLANEFERLTYTEAIRILKSSKPNQKKQFKYLIDEWGADLQSEHERYLVEKHFKKPVILTDYPADIKSFYMRQNEPDAEGRQTVAAMDILFPGIGEMIGGSQREERLDRLTKRMEDLNIPQDELWWYLDTRRFGSAPHAGFGLGFERLVLFVTGMTNIRDVIAFPRFPKNAEF, from the coding sequence ATGATTAAGAGACAGCAAATTAAAGATTTATTAAAGTCGACAGCATTTGACACAGAAGTAACGGTTATGGGATGGGTGAGAACTTTCCGTAATAATCAGTTTATTGCATTAAATGATGGGTCTTGCATGAGCAATATCCAGGTGGTGATCGATTTTAATAATTTACCTAATGAGCTGTTAAAAAGAATAACAACTGGCGCAGCCATTTCTGCAACGGGTAAATTAATCGAATCGCTTGGTAAAGGGCAAACAGTAGAGGTTAAGGCAACAAGTGTAGAAATTTTGGGTGATAGCGATCCTGAAAAATTTCCATTACAACCAAAGAAACACAGTTTAGAGTTTTTACGCGAAATTGCTCACCTGCGTTTCCGTACCAATACTTTTAATGCCGTTTTTAAGGTACGCCATGCTTTGGCTTTCGCTATCCATCAATTCTACAATGAACGTGGTTTTGTGTATATGCACACCCCTATAATTACAGCAAGTGATGCGGAGGGCGCTGGTGAGATGTTCAAAGTAACCACTTTAGATTTCGACAATACACCTCGCACTGAAGAGGGTAAAGTAGATTTTTCGCAGGATTTCTTTGCCCGTGCCACTAACCTAACGGTATCGGGGCAATTAGAAGGTGAGTTAGCGGCAATGGCTTTCGGACAGATTTATACTTTCGGTCCTACATTTAGAGCAGAAAATTCGAATACCACACGCCACCTGGCCGAGTTCTGGATGATTGAACCTGAGGTTGCCTTTGCCGATTTAGAAGATAACATGCAGCTTGCAGAAGATATGATGAAGTATGTCATTAAATATGCTTTAGATAACTGCAAAGATGAATTAGAATTTTTAAATACCCGTTTGGCTGAAGAGGATAAACAAAAACCGCAGAACGAGCGCAGCGAATTTAGCTTGTTAGAGAAATTGGATTTCTGTTTAGCCAATGAGTTTGAACGTTTAACGTATACAGAGGCGATCAGGATTTTAAAGTCTTCTAAACCGAACCAGAAGAAACAGTTTAAATACCTGATTGATGAATGGGGTGCTGATTTACAAAGTGAGCACGAACGTTACCTGGTAGAAAAACACTTTAAAAAACCGGTAATCTTAACCGATTATCCTGCTGATATTAAATCGTTCTACATGCGCCAGAATGAGCCAGATGCTGAAGGCAGACAAACTGTTGCAGCAATGGATATCTTATTCCCAGGTATTGGCGAAATGATTGGTGGATCACAACGTGAGGAACGCTTAGACCGCTTAACTAAACGTATGGAAGATTTAAATATTCCGCAAGACGAACTTTGGTGGTATTTAGATACCCGCCGTTTTGGATCAGCGCCACATGCAGGTTTTGGTTTAGGTTTCGAGCGTTTAGTATTGTTCGTAACCGGAATGACCAACATTCGTGATGTAATTGCTTTCCCAAGATTCCCGAAAAACGCAGAGTTTTAG
- a CDS encoding FMN-binding glutamate synthase family protein, with translation MRKAFVAIAAFLIALTIMLGLYHPFLWWTFIFTGPFVILGIYDLYQPKHSIVRNYPVFGRLRYFMEELRPKVYQYFVESDTNGTPYSRLNRSLIYQRAKKDNDTIPFGTQLNVYDNGYEWLSHSIAAISHHELNSDPRVIVGGPDCKKPYSASIYNISAMSFGSLSQNAILALNGGAKMGNFAHNTGEGGISDYHRQPGGDLIWQIGTGYFGCRNADGTFNYDAYAERAKTDQVKMIEIKLSQGAKPGHGGMLPAKKVTSEVARIRLVPEGKDVLSPPAHSAFNTPIGLLEFVKKLRDLSDGKPVGFKLCIGRKSEFYAICKAMIETGIYPDFITVDGGEGGTGAAPQEFSNSVGMPLREGVAFVYDILNGFDLKKHIKIIASGKVATGFDLVKNIALGADMCNAARGMMFALGCIQALECNSNTCPTGVATQDQSLMKGLVVEDKTVRVKNFHNLTVASAVELLGAAGLRETHQLSRAYINRRVSPSVIQSYLESFPYIPAGSLLKTPYPTRYELGMALSTSASFAPTDYKVSAVDYAHANPYGDTMHDDGR, from the coding sequence ATGAGAAAAGCTTTCGTCGCCATTGCCGCATTTTTAATTGCCCTCACCATTATGCTGGGCTTGTATCATCCCTTTTTATGGTGGACATTCATTTTTACAGGTCCTTTTGTCATTCTGGGTATTTACGATTTATATCAGCCCAAGCATAGTATTGTAAGGAACTATCCGGTTTTTGGCCGTTTAAGGTACTTTATGGAAGAACTGAGGCCCAAAGTTTACCAGTATTTTGTAGAAAGCGATACCAACGGTACACCTTATAGCAGGTTAAACCGTTCTTTAATTTATCAACGCGCTAAAAAAGATAACGATACCATTCCCTTCGGAACACAGTTAAATGTTTACGATAATGGTTACGAATGGTTAAGCCATAGTATTGCCGCTATTTCGCACCACGAATTAAATTCAGATCCGCGCGTTATTGTTGGCGGACCAGATTGCAAAAAACCTTACTCTGCCAGTATTTATAATATTTCGGCCATGAGCTTTGGTTCCTTAAGTCAGAATGCCATTCTAGCTTTAAATGGTGGTGCTAAAATGGGCAACTTTGCCCACAATACGGGCGAGGGGGGAATTAGCGACTATCACCGTCAGCCAGGTGGCGATTTAATCTGGCAGATTGGTACCGGTTATTTTGGTTGTCGTAATGCCGATGGTACTTTTAATTATGATGCTTACGCCGAAAGGGCAAAAACCGATCAGGTGAAAATGATTGAGATTAAACTTTCTCAGGGAGCTAAACCAGGGCATGGTGGTATGTTGCCAGCCAAAAAGGTAACCTCAGAAGTCGCCAGGATCCGTTTAGTGCCCGAAGGCAAAGATGTATTGTCGCCACCGGCTCACTCGGCCTTTAATACGCCTATCGGTTTGTTGGAGTTTGTGAAGAAACTCCGCGATTTATCGGATGGTAAACCAGTAGGGTTTAAACTTTGTATCGGTCGTAAAAGCGAATTTTATGCCATTTGTAAAGCCATGATAGAAACCGGAATTTATCCTGATTTTATCACCGTTGATGGTGGCGAAGGTGGAACAGGTGCCGCACCACAGGAGTTTTCGAATTCGGTAGGTATGCCTTTGCGCGAAGGTGTGGCTTTTGTGTATGATATTTTAAATGGTTTTGATCTGAAAAAACACATTAAAATTATTGCCTCTGGTAAAGTGGCAACCGGTTTCGATCTGGTTAAAAACATAGCCCTTGGTGCCGATATGTGTAATGCTGCCCGCGGCATGATGTTCGCATTGGGCTGTATTCAGGCTTTAGAGTGTAACAGTAATACTTGCCCAACAGGGGTGGCCACACAAGATCAGAGTTTAATGAAAGGCCTTGTAGTAGAAGATAAAACCGTTCGGGTTAAAAACTTCCACAACTTAACCGTAGCCAGTGCGGTGGAATTATTGGGTGCTGCGGGTTTAAGAGAAACGCATCAGCTAAGCAGGGCGTATATCAACAGGCGGGTAAGCCCAAGTGTGATACAGAGTTATTTAGAGAGTTTTCCATATATCCCCGCAGGTAGTTTGTTAAAAACGCCTTATCCAACCCGTTACGAATTGGGCATGGCACTCAGCACCTCGGCCAGTTTTGCACCGACCGATTATAAGGTTTCGGCGGTAGATTATGCGCATGCAAATCCTTACGGAGATACCATGCATGATGATGGACGTTAA
- a CDS encoding L-threonylcarbamoyladenylate synthase codes for MLIKIYPENPNERAIEQVVEVLKKGGLIIYPTDTIYGLGCDITNPKAIEKICRLRGIKPEKANFSFICHDLKHISDYIKPIDNTTFRVLKKALPGPFTFIFNANNNVPKLLSSNKKTVGIRVPDNNIARCIVKELGNPILSTSIKDDDDVIEYSTDPELIHEKYEDLVDLVIDGGFGDNEASTVIDCTTGEFEVIREGKGNIEEYL; via the coding sequence ATGCTTATTAAGATATATCCAGAAAACCCCAACGAAAGAGCCATTGAACAAGTTGTTGAGGTGCTGAAAAAAGGCGGTTTAATCATTTACCCTACCGATACCATTTATGGTTTGGGCTGCGATATTACCAACCCAAAGGCCATCGAAAAAATCTGCCGTTTACGGGGCATCAAACCTGAGAAAGCGAACTTCTCTTTCATCTGTCACGATTTAAAGCACATTTCCGACTATATCAAACCGATTGACAATACCACTTTCAGGGTGCTGAAGAAAGCTTTACCCGGGCCATTTACGTTTATCTTTAACGCAAACAACAACGTACCCAAACTATTGAGTTCGAATAAAAAAACGGTCGGCATCCGTGTTCCCGATAACAATATTGCCCGTTGTATTGTAAAAGAACTGGGTAACCCTATCCTATCTACTTCAATAAAGGATGACGATGATGTAATTGAATACTCTACCGACCCGGAATTGATCCACGAAAAATACGAAGATCTGGTCGACCTGGTCATTGACGGTGGCTTTGGCGATAACGAAGCATCTACTGTAATTGATTGTACCACGGGCGAGTTCGAAGTAATTCGTGAGGGTAAAGGGAATATTGAAGAGTATTTGTAG
- a CDS encoding lamin tail domain-containing protein, translating into MKRPLLLILLFLLFSNYLSAQVSLTAINTAKSENFDGMTATGTSTVAGWSAVKASGTSTAAVGSALILTVYTASSNSGAAYNAGTAGAADRSLGSLASGALVPRFGAGFQNNTGATVTSIDLSGVMEQWRTGSTATVNEKLNFEYSFNATGIADASATWLPLTGMDLNEKLTTTTTAAGTDGNLPANQTAISGSITAITWANAATLYIRWTDTDDLGSDGIYTIDDFSITPKGSVTATPVLSASNTSLVFGDQNINSNSTAQSYTLGGANLTAGVSVNAMAPFFVSKDNTTFSNSISFTAGEIAASPSVYVRFSPTAAGNTSGNITHTSIGATPVNVAVSGNGLSTILTVNQTAFDFGSQNTGTNSTAQTFNLSATGLTDVVNITTTAPFYLSKDNITYSTSLVYTVAELATSKTVSARFSPTAATATSGNISISSTGATMQNISTTGLGTTPPAAPTHIVISEIYGGGGNTGATFKNDFIELYNPGNTAVDLTGWSVQYLNAAGTGTWAKTDLTGSIPAKSFYLVQEAIGAGGTVNLPTPDATGTLTLSGTTGKVILSNSNVLLTGANPSTAVVIDKVGFGPTATGFETAPTPLISNTTSIERKASATSTAATLAVGGIEEFNGNGYDTDNNSTDFVVTAPNPQNTLIKEPVGANHVVISEVYGGGGNSGATYKNDFIELYNPTLSAVDLTGWSVQYASATGTGSWAATTLSGAIAPKGFYLIQQSAGTGGTLDLPTPDKIGTLTLSGTTGKILLSNLAAPQTGANPVGANIIDKVGFGTANGFEGTAPAPATTNTTSIERKASSTSNATTMGIGGTEEFAGNGYDSDENSLDFVLRAPNPQNSSVTEPASTTGLYLVATPKTLAFSNQAVNSTSTAKTYVLSAGNLTNATTLTTAAPFSISKDNVSFSTTLSYSVADLVTNQTVYVKFSPTAIGNATGAVLHTSAGATSVSLSLTGAAVDPNQTAFNFENCTTVGSAALSDGFYQYSVSGAQTWGCTTTFGHDASDPTGVASAGNALQINGYSGGNILNEDWLISPALNISSFNYAILSFWTRSAFAGDKLQLKISTNYTGSGNPALATWTSLDGKFPETGSDKWTKSDNIDLSAYKATPIYVAIVYNSTTSSASRWTVDDFAVTNSNTPPAVDISTSPSSLSFGFQAVNTTSAANSFGFSAGNLTGDVTLTAPANFTLSKTSTGTYTSTLTYPKADINNTSPTVYAKFSPTVVNTSYTGNVNIATPGSANKTVAFSGNTFDIANTLEVVNWNIEWFGSPAQDPSNDVLQAANVKTVVNNLNADIYGFAEVVDTTLFRNTVLPAGYNVLFSEFGSYADDKADADYPLAQKLAFMYRTDLIKPISTLGILRNTYNPAVPTTSADGTPYKNWSSGRFPYMMQAQVKINNKLDTVYFVEIHAKANTGTTADQIDAYNRRKGGNKQLKDWLDANLAGKKVIILGDFNDVLDADKTIAPMPGTGTSYSDFTQDAANYFPVTLPLSLAGKQSTAGFNTVIDNVIITKSLNLNYIPASAEVLDAVKNLVTNYSSTTTDHYPVKTRYLFGNGAPTIDAVTNQAVCYTPANQTIALTGISAGPETAQNTTLSVTADNANLFDVLTVTPNGTDKGTITYHLKNNVSGVANITVTVMDNGGTDFGGVDKSTKTFKLTVTSTATASITGTAAVCLNGVGPTITFTGANGTAPYTFTYNINGGANKTASTTAASPSVTVSAPSNVAGTFAYNLVNVKDANCGQAQTGTATITIYALPVVSISSNKGVTISKGDALILTAAGGVQYNWTGAEITNGQNTASVTIRPKQSGTYKVTVTNASGCVSDQTISITVTEDYKLEASTVVTPNGDGYNDKFIVKNIDYYPNNTLKIFDKAGRVLYTKQTYTNDWDGTVNGSPLSEGTYYYIIDLGSGIGTFKGFINIIRD; encoded by the coding sequence ATGAAAAGACCTTTACTTCTCATTTTACTTTTCCTACTTTTCTCTAACTATTTATCTGCCCAGGTTTCATTAACGGCAATAAATACAGCTAAATCAGAAAATTTTGACGGCATGACCGCAACCGGCACTTCAACAGTTGCCGGATGGAGCGCTGTTAAAGCCAGTGGTACAAGCACTGCAGCCGTTGGTTCGGCCTTAATACTAACGGTTTACACCGCTTCGTCAAATAGTGGCGCTGCTTACAATGCAGGAACAGCCGGAGCCGCCGACCGTTCGTTAGGAAGTCTCGCCTCTGGTGCATTGGTACCAAGGTTTGGTGCCGGATTCCAGAATAACACCGGTGCAACTGTAACTTCAATCGATTTATCGGGTGTGATGGAACAGTGGAGAACCGGTTCGACCGCTACAGTTAACGAAAAACTAAATTTCGAATACAGTTTCAATGCCACAGGCATTGCTGATGCATCGGCCACCTGGCTCCCACTTACTGGTATGGACCTTAACGAAAAGTTAACAACAACTACCACAGCAGCTGGCACTGATGGAAACTTACCCGCAAATCAAACCGCTATTTCGGGAAGCATCACCGCCATTACCTGGGCAAATGCTGCCACGCTTTATATCCGCTGGACAGATACCGACGATTTAGGAAGCGATGGTATTTACACCATCGACGATTTTAGCATCACGCCAAAAGGCAGTGTTACCGCTACGCCGGTTTTATCAGCATCTAATACTTCATTGGTTTTTGGCGATCAAAATATCAATTCAAATTCTACAGCACAAAGTTACACTTTAGGCGGAGCCAATTTAACGGCAGGAGTTTCCGTAAATGCAATGGCACCTTTCTTTGTTTCAAAAGACAATACTACTTTCAGCAATTCCATCAGCTTTACTGCAGGCGAGATTGCTGCATCTCCGTCGGTATATGTACGTTTCAGTCCAACGGCTGCAGGTAACACCAGCGGCAATATTACCCATACAAGCATTGGTGCTACTCCTGTTAATGTTGCGGTAAGCGGAAATGGACTATCAACCATTTTAACGGTAAACCAAACGGCTTTCGATTTTGGTTCGCAGAATACAGGTACCAATTCTACAGCACAAACCTTCAACCTGAGTGCAACGGGTTTAACTGATGTCGTAAATATTACCACTACAGCTCCTTTTTATCTTTCAAAAGATAATATTACCTATAGCACTTCCTTAGTTTATACGGTGGCCGAGCTTGCCACAAGCAAAACTGTTTCCGCACGTTTCAGCCCGACAGCAGCTACCGCAACATCAGGTAATATCAGTATTTCGAGCACTGGTGCAACTATGCAGAATATTAGCACAACAGGCCTGGGTACAACACCACCCGCGGCGCCAACACATATTGTCATATCAGAAATTTACGGTGGTGGTGGAAACACTGGTGCAACCTTTAAAAATGATTTTATCGAATTATATAACCCGGGTAATACCGCAGTTGATTTGACAGGCTGGAGCGTACAGTATTTAAACGCGGCCGGAACTGGAACCTGGGCCAAAACAGATTTAACAGGAAGCATACCTGCAAAAAGTTTCTATTTGGTTCAGGAGGCTATTGGAGCAGGCGGAACCGTTAATTTACCTACACCAGATGCAACCGGAACTTTAACCCTTTCGGGTACCACCGGAAAAGTAATTTTAAGCAACTCAAACGTACTTTTAACGGGTGCAAATCCATCAACGGCTGTTGTAATAGATAAAGTAGGTTTTGGCCCAACGGCCACCGGTTTTGAAACCGCTCCTACACCATTAATTTCCAACACCACCTCTATAGAGCGTAAAGCAAGTGCAACTTCAACCGCAGCTACTTTAGCCGTTGGGGGCATCGAAGAGTTTAATGGAAATGGTTATGATACCGATAACAACAGTACCGATTTTGTAGTTACTGCACCAAATCCTCAAAACACTTTGATAAAAGAACCTGTAGGCGCGAATCATGTGGTCATTTCTGAAGTTTATGGCGGTGGTGGTAACAGCGGTGCAACCTATAAAAACGACTTTATCGAATTGTATAACCCTACGCTAAGTGCCGTTGATTTAACAGGATGGAGCGTTCAGTATGCAAGTGCTACAGGTACAGGGAGCTGGGCAGCAACCACCTTATCGGGTGCTATCGCCCCAAAAGGTTTTTACCTGATCCAACAATCAGCAGGCACAGGTGGTACATTAGATTTACCAACGCCTGATAAAATTGGTACGCTCACCTTATCGGGTACAACCGGAAAGATCTTGTTAAGCAATTTGGCGGCCCCTCAAACAGGTGCGAACCCAGTGGGTGCAAATATTATTGATAAAGTTGGTTTTGGAACAGCAAATGGTTTTGAAGGCACTGCCCCGGCACCAGCCACAACCAATACCACATCAATTGAAAGAAAAGCAAGCTCAACGTCAAATGCCACCACCATGGGCATCGGCGGTACAGAAGAATTCGCAGGTAATGGATACGATAGCGATGAAAACTCGTTAGATTTTGTACTGAGGGCACCAAATCCGCAAAACAGCTCGGTAACCGAACCTGCTTCAACAACTGGCCTCTATTTGGTTGCCACGCCAAAAACATTGGCTTTCAGCAATCAGGCCGTTAACAGCACTTCAACAGCCAAAACCTATGTATTATCTGCTGGTAACTTAACCAACGCCACTACTTTAACTACAGCGGCTCCTTTTTCTATTTCGAAAGATAATGTTAGCTTTTCTACCACATTAAGTTACAGCGTGGCAGATTTGGTCACCAATCAAACCGTTTATGTAAAATTTAGCCCAACGGCCATTGGTAATGCAACCGGTGCCGTTTTACATACCAGTGCAGGTGCAACCTCGGTTTCACTTTCATTAACCGGCGCGGCGGTTGATCCCAACCAAACGGCTTTCAACTTCGAAAATTGTACTACGGTGGGTAGCGCTGCCCTATCCGATGGCTTTTATCAATACAGCGTAAGCGGTGCACAAACCTGGGGCTGTACCACTACTTTCGGACATGATGCAAGTGACCCAACAGGTGTGGCGAGCGCCGGAAATGCCCTTCAGATTAACGGTTATTCTGGCGGCAATATTTTAAATGAGGATTGGTTGATTTCGCCAGCTTTAAATATCTCCTCGTTTAATTACGCTATTTTATCTTTCTGGACAAGATCTGCTTTCGCAGGAGATAAATTACAACTCAAAATCTCTACAAACTATACCGGTTCAGGTAATCCTGCACTGGCCACCTGGACAAGTTTAGATGGTAAATTCCCTGAAACAGGTAGCGATAAATGGACTAAATCGGATAATATAGACTTATCAGCCTACAAAGCAACGCCAATTTATGTCGCTATTGTATATAATTCTACCACTTCATCGGCCAGCCGCTGGACGGTTGATGATTTTGCCGTAACCAATTCGAACACGCCACCAGCGGTTGATATTAGCACTTCGCCATCGAGCCTTAGTTTCGGTTTCCAGGCGGTTAATACCACTTCTGCTGCAAATAGCTTTGGTTTTTCTGCGGGTAACTTAACGGGCGATGTAACCTTAACCGCTCCGGCTAATTTCACACTATCCAAAACAAGTACCGGAACATATACAAGCACACTTACCTACCCAAAAGCCGATATCAACAATACTTCGCCAACAGTTTATGCTAAATTTTCGCCAACTGTAGTGAATACCAGTTATACCGGTAATGTAAATATTGCTACTCCCGGTTCAGCAAATAAAACCGTTGCCTTTAGCGGAAACACCTTCGATATTGCCAATACTTTAGAAGTAGTAAACTGGAACATCGAGTGGTTTGGCAGTCCAGCTCAAGATCCATCTAACGATGTATTACAGGCGGCTAACGTTAAAACCGTGGTAAACAATCTAAATGCAGATATTTATGGCTTTGCAGAGGTTGTAGATACCACTTTGTTCCGAAATACCGTTCTACCGGCAGGCTATAATGTTTTGTTCAGCGAATTCGGATCCTATGCCGATGATAAAGCCGATGCCGATTATCCATTGGCACAAAAACTGGCTTTTATGTACCGCACCGATCTAATTAAACCTATTTCAACTTTAGGTATTTTAAGAAATACCTATAACCCTGCTGTGCCGACAACCAGTGCCGATGGTACGCCTTACAAAAATTGGTCGTCGGGCCGTTTCCCTTACATGATGCAGGCGCAGGTAAAAATTAACAATAAATTAGATACCGTTTATTTTGTCGAGATTCATGCCAAAGCAAACACAGGCACAACGGCCGATCAGATTGATGCCTATAACCGGAGAAAAGGCGGCAACAAACAATTAAAAGATTGGCTGGACGCTAACCTTGCCGGCAAAAAAGTGATTATTCTGGGCGATTTTAACGATGTACTGGATGCCGATAAAACCATTGCGCCAATGCCTGGTACCGGAACTTCCTATTCAGATTTCACACAGGATGCAGCGAATTATTTCCCGGTTACCCTGCCTTTAAGTTTAGCAGGAAAACAATCAACCGCCGGGTTTAATACTGTAATTGATAACGTTATCATTACCAAAAGCCTTAACCTCAACTACATTCCAGCCTCGGCCGAGGTTTTAGATGCCGTTAAAAACCTGGTCACCAATTACAGCTCTACTACAACCGATCACTATCCGGTTAAAACAAGATATTTATTCGGCAATGGTGCGCCCACAATCGATGCGGTGACAAACCAGGCTGTTTGTTATACTCCGGCCAACCAAACTATTGCCTTAACCGGAATTTCTGCCGGTCCTGAAACTGCACAAAACACTACACTTTCGGTTACTGCTGATAACGCTAACTTGTTTGATGTATTAACCGTAACACCAAACGGAACCGACAAAGGCACGATTACTTACCATTTAAAAAACAATGTAAGTGGTGTAGCCAATATCACGGTTACCGTAATGGATAATGGCGGAACAGATTTCGGAGGCGTAGATAAAAGCACTAAAACTTTCAAATTAACGGTTACCTCAACTGCTACAGCAAGCATTACCGGTACAGCTGCAGTTTGTTTAAATGGCGTTGGCCCAACCATCACCTTTACCGGAGCAAACGGAACTGCCCCCTATACTTTTACCTATAACATTAACGGTGGCGCAAATAAAACCGCCAGCACAACCGCTGCAAGCCCATCGGTAACTGTTTCGGCCCCGAGTAATGTAGCGGGTACATTTGCCTATAATTTAGTGAATGTTAAAGATGCCAATTGCGGTCAGGCACAAACTGGGACTGCTACCATAACCATATACGCCTTACCGGTGGTTTCCATCAGCAGCAATAAAGGGGTGACGATTTCTAAAGGAGATGCCCTCATTTTAACCGCAGCTGGCGGCGTACAGTACAACTGGACAGGTGCTGAAATCACCAACGGGCAAAACACGGCATCCGTAACCATCCGGCCAAAACAAAGCGGCACTTATAAGGTAACGGTAACCAATGCCAGTGGCTGTGTAAGCGATCAAACGATTTCGATCACCGTAACCGAAGATTATAAGTTAGAAGCCAGTACGGTAGTTACGCCAAATGGTGATGGTTACAACGATAAATTTATCGTGAAGAACATCGATTATTATCCAAACAATACCTTGAAGATATTCGATAAGGCCGGGCGGGTTTTATATACCAAACAAACTTATACCAACGATTGGGATGGAACAGTAAACGGTAGTCCTTTAAGTGAAGGCACCTATTATTACATTATCGATTTAGGTAGTGGCATCGGTACATTCAAAGGTTTTATCAACATCATTAGAGACTAA